Proteins co-encoded in one Streptomyces diastaticus subsp. diastaticus genomic window:
- a CDS encoding bestrophin-like domain — protein sequence MSEWLVLTLAMAAVCAVVVLVTTLRHRRVGDDDDPTETPDVIEYMTMMIGVVYAIVLGLAIAGVWEARNAAEDHVRAEAQALHEITERVRVYPADVRDRVRADVDAYVGHVTTTEWKTMADHGELTGKGTKLLDRVRHAVTDYEPADEFEAQAYQPLLDQVMAADQARGARADSTEATMPAVVWFGLITGGLVTLGMIFALQIRRTAREMILAGLFSALIAFLLFLIWDFDAPYSRGVATSAEPFLELFPHLAR from the coding sequence ATGTCGGAATGGCTTGTTCTCACTCTCGCGATGGCGGCGGTCTGCGCTGTCGTGGTGCTGGTGACCACCCTGCGCCACCGGCGCGTCGGGGATGACGACGACCCCACCGAGACCCCGGACGTCATCGAGTACATGACGATGATGATCGGCGTGGTGTACGCGATCGTGCTGGGTCTGGCCATCGCCGGCGTCTGGGAGGCGCGGAACGCGGCGGAGGACCACGTCCGCGCCGAGGCGCAGGCACTGCACGAGATCACCGAGCGGGTCCGCGTCTATCCGGCGGACGTCCGGGACCGTGTCCGGGCGGATGTCGACGCCTATGTCGGCCATGTCACGACCACCGAGTGGAAGACGATGGCCGACCACGGTGAACTCACCGGGAAGGGCACCAAGTTGCTCGACCGGGTGCGTCACGCGGTCACCGACTACGAGCCGGCCGACGAGTTCGAGGCACAGGCGTACCAGCCGCTGCTGGACCAGGTGATGGCGGCGGACCAGGCGCGCGGCGCGCGTGCCGACAGCACGGAGGCGACGATGCCGGCCGTGGTCTGGTTCGGGCTGATCACCGGCGGGCTGGTGACCCTCGGCATGATCTTCGCGCTGCAGATCCGGCGGACGGCGCGGGAGATGATCCTCGCCGGACTCTTCTCCGCCCTGATCGCCTTCCTGCTCTTCCTCATCTGGGACTTCGACGCGCCCTACAGCCGGGGCGTGGCGACCAGCGCCGAGCCGTTCCTGGAGTTGTTCCCGCACCTCGCACGGTAG
- a CDS encoding LysR family transcriptional regulator produces MQFQQLHYFVAVAETRHFTRAAEMVHVAQPSLSQQIRALERELGADLFLRARGNITLTDAGEALLPLARRILADADTARHEVQELAQLRSGRVRLGATPSLCTGLLPDVLRSYHDRYPGIRLMIEENGSHDLVRELARGALDLALVVLPLPAPAPALLTTELLREDLVVVSGRDVPVPGGHRPVRIADLAGERLVMFRHGYDLRELTVSACRAEGFEPTLAVEGGEMDAVLGFVRAGLGHAVVPRMVAARAGQDFQVTPLAAPGLHRTIGLARRGDVDPPRAARELQRMLLETTGTVREPAAEG; encoded by the coding sequence ATGCAGTTCCAGCAGCTCCACTACTTCGTGGCGGTCGCCGAGACCCGCCACTTCACCCGGGCCGCCGAGATGGTGCACGTGGCGCAGCCCTCCCTCTCCCAGCAGATCCGGGCTCTGGAGCGGGAGCTGGGCGCCGACCTCTTCCTGCGCGCGCGGGGGAACATCACCCTCACCGACGCGGGGGAGGCCCTGCTGCCACTGGCCCGGCGCATCCTCGCCGACGCCGACACCGCCCGCCACGAGGTGCAGGAGCTGGCCCAGCTGCGCAGCGGCCGGGTCCGCCTCGGCGCCACCCCGAGCCTGTGCACGGGGCTGCTGCCGGACGTACTGCGCTCGTACCACGACCGCTACCCGGGCATCCGTCTGATGATCGAGGAGAACGGCTCGCACGACCTGGTCCGCGAGCTGGCACGGGGCGCGCTCGACCTGGCCCTGGTGGTGCTGCCGCTGCCCGCCCCCGCGCCCGCCCTGCTCACCACCGAGCTGCTCCGCGAGGACCTGGTGGTGGTCTCCGGGCGGGACGTGCCGGTCCCCGGCGGACACCGTCCGGTGCGCATCGCCGACCTGGCCGGTGAGCGGCTGGTGATGTTCCGGCACGGCTACGACCTGCGGGAGCTGACCGTCTCCGCCTGCCGGGCCGAGGGGTTCGAGCCCACCTTGGCGGTGGAGGGCGGCGAGATGGACGCGGTCCTCGGCTTCGTCCGCGCCGGGCTCGGCCACGCCGTGGTGCCGCGCATGGTCGCCGCCCGGGCCGGCCAGGATTTCCAGGTGACGCCGCTCGCCGCCCCGGGGCTGCACCGGACCATCGGGCTGGCCCGGCGCGGTGACGTCGACCCGCCGCGCGCCGCCCGGGAACTCCAGCGGATGCTGCTGGAGACGACCGGGACGGTGCGGGAGCCGGCCGCCGAGGGCTGA
- a CDS encoding phosphatase domain-containing protein, translating into MTEPRPIAVFDLDGTLADTAHRQHFLEHSPRDWRGFFAAAPQDPPLSEGVALAREAAADCDLLYLTGRPERCRADTEAWLRAHGLPEGPVLMRGDHDRRPAVRTKLEALRGLRATRTVRMLVDDDPLVLAEAERAGFRAVAADWGRTSRELRAGQEREGRT; encoded by the coding sequence GTGACCGAGCCGCGCCCGATCGCCGTCTTCGACCTCGACGGCACCCTCGCCGACACCGCCCACCGCCAGCACTTCCTGGAGCACTCCCCGCGCGACTGGCGCGGCTTCTTCGCCGCGGCGCCCCAGGACCCGCCACTGTCCGAGGGCGTCGCGCTGGCCCGCGAGGCCGCCGCCGACTGCGACCTGCTCTACCTGACGGGCCGTCCGGAGCGGTGCCGGGCCGACACCGAGGCGTGGCTGCGGGCGCACGGACTGCCCGAGGGGCCCGTGCTCATGCGCGGCGACCACGACCGGCGCCCGGCCGTGCGCACCAAGCTGGAGGCGCTGCGCGGCCTGCGGGCCACCCGGACCGTGCGGATGCTCGTGGACGACGACCCGCTGGTCCTCGCGGAGGCGGAGCGGGCCGGGTTCCGGGCGGTGGCGGCCGACTGGGGCCGCACCTCGCGGGAGTTGCGCGCCGGGCAGGAGCGCGAGGGCCGGACCTGA
- a CDS encoding putative bifunctional diguanylate cyclase/phosphodiesterase, whose product MSARAEAEDRLRRFAAIWSRAVYPVASVSCTRAELEEQLLPLATRLSEALTDRTLETEAGQYAGAALVAAHCTDPEALSRSLDVVDSYLVLYCGTETDREEQRARCSRIQHRMAAGYARALRDRTLAEQEAVAHAALDARSAVAEALHDSEVRFRAVFQGAAIGIAIASLDGRVLEANDTLVRMFGGLGHAVRRNLTEWVHPDDAPHVWNLYGELVRGERESYRVEKPFFRSDGTVLWTNLTVSLLRDADGAPQYQLALLEDTTERRLLHLRLRYEATHDALTGLPNRTLFFERLEKAVTRPDGHFSLCYLDLDGFKTVNDSLGHAAGDRLLVEVADRLQSCATAPGEMVARLGGDEFVALTTDPRDEPGRSELAGRILQALEAPISVDGRELLVRGSIGVVDGPTGERGPAEVLRSADITMYRAKSAGGNRFELADPESDARAITRHALTTALPAALERGEFFIEYQPLVHLGDGSVRGAEALVRWAHPQHGVLGPDRFIPLAEHTGLIVPLGRWVLEGAVRQARRWQGGDTGPVRINVNVSPMQLHHPGLVADTVDILEREGLEPGALCLELTESALIGADDDLLKPLRRLAEMGVDIALDDFGTGYSNLANLRRLPVSVLKLDRSFTRGMQQYPADPVDRKIVEGIVSLAHNLDLSVTVEGVETGAQADALRELGCDTAQGWFYARPGPPDRLHTLVLADAVG is encoded by the coding sequence GTGAGCGCGCGCGCCGAGGCCGAGGACCGCCTGCGCCGGTTCGCCGCGATCTGGAGCCGTGCCGTCTACCCGGTGGCGTCCGTCTCCTGCACCCGCGCCGAACTGGAGGAGCAGCTCCTGCCGTTGGCGACCCGGCTCAGCGAGGCGCTCACCGACCGCACCCTGGAGACCGAGGCCGGGCAGTACGCGGGCGCCGCCCTGGTCGCCGCCCACTGCACCGACCCCGAGGCGCTCAGCCGCAGTCTCGACGTGGTCGACTCCTACCTGGTGCTGTACTGCGGGACCGAGACCGACCGCGAGGAGCAGCGGGCCCGCTGCTCGCGCATCCAGCACCGGATGGCCGCCGGGTACGCCCGCGCGCTGCGCGACCGCACCCTCGCCGAGCAGGAAGCCGTCGCCCACGCCGCCCTTGACGCGCGTAGCGCCGTCGCCGAGGCCCTGCACGACAGCGAGGTCCGCTTCCGGGCCGTCTTCCAGGGCGCCGCCATCGGCATCGCCATCGCCTCGCTGGACGGCCGGGTGCTGGAGGCCAACGACACCCTGGTCCGGATGTTCGGCGGCCTCGGCCACGCCGTCCGCCGCAACCTCACCGAGTGGGTGCACCCGGACGACGCGCCGCACGTCTGGAATCTCTACGGCGAGCTGGTGCGCGGCGAACGCGAGAGCTACCGCGTGGAGAAGCCCTTCTTCCGCAGCGACGGCACGGTCCTGTGGACCAACCTCACCGTCTCCCTGCTGCGCGACGCCGACGGAGCGCCCCAGTACCAGCTGGCGCTGCTGGAGGACACCACCGAACGCCGCCTGCTCCACCTGCGCCTGCGGTACGAGGCGACCCACGACGCGCTCACCGGACTGCCCAACCGCACCCTCTTCTTCGAGCGGCTGGAGAAGGCCGTCACCCGGCCCGACGGCCACTTCTCCCTGTGCTACCTGGACCTGGACGGCTTCAAGACCGTCAACGACAGCCTCGGCCACGCCGCCGGCGACCGGCTGCTGGTGGAGGTCGCCGACCGGCTCCAGTCCTGCGCGACCGCGCCCGGGGAGATGGTCGCCCGGCTCGGCGGCGACGAGTTCGTGGCGCTCACCACCGATCCGCGCGACGAACCCGGCCGCAGCGAGCTGGCCGGACGCATCCTCCAGGCACTGGAGGCCCCGATCAGCGTCGACGGCCGCGAGCTGCTGGTCCGCGGTTCCATCGGGGTGGTCGACGGGCCGACCGGGGAGCGCGGCCCCGCCGAGGTGCTGCGCAGCGCCGACATCACCATGTACCGGGCCAAGTCGGCGGGCGGCAACCGCTTCGAGCTGGCCGACCCGGAGTCCGACGCCCGCGCCATCACCCGGCACGCCCTCACCACGGCCTTGCCCGCCGCGCTGGAGCGGGGCGAGTTCTTCATCGAGTACCAGCCGCTGGTCCACCTCGGCGACGGCAGCGTGCGCGGCGCCGAGGCGCTGGTGCGCTGGGCCCATCCGCAGCACGGGGTGCTCGGGCCCGACCGCTTCATCCCGCTCGCCGAACACACCGGGCTGATCGTGCCGCTGGGCCGGTGGGTGCTGGAGGGTGCCGTGCGCCAGGCCCGCCGCTGGCAGGGCGGCGACACCGGGCCGGTGAGGATCAACGTCAACGTCTCCCCGATGCAGCTGCACCACCCCGGCCTCGTCGCGGACACCGTGGACATCCTGGAGCGGGAGGGGCTGGAGCCGGGTGCGCTCTGCCTGGAACTCACCGAGTCCGCGCTGATAGGAGCCGACGACGACCTGCTGAAACCGCTCAGGCGGCTGGCCGAGATGGGCGTGGACATCGCCCTGGACGACTTCGGCACCGGCTACTCCAACCTCGCCAACCTGCGCCGGCTGCCGGTGAGCGTCCTCAAGCTCGACCGGTCCTTCACACGGGGGATGCAGCAGTACCCGGCCGACCCGGTCGACCGGAAGATCGTCGAGGGGATCGTCTCGCTCGCCCACAACCTGGACCTGTCGGTCACCGTCGAGGGCGTGGAGACCGGCGCCCAGGCCGACGCCCTGCGCGAACTGGGGTGCGACACCGCCCAGGGCTGGTTCTACGCCCGCCCGGGCCCGCCCGACCGGCTGCACACGCTCGTCCTGGCGGACGCCGTCGGCTGA
- a CDS encoding MsnO8 family LLM class oxidoreductase — MIGPSGPVPPSPATGAGAFPGVRFSVLDRSRVREGRPVGEALRETVALAREAERLGYHRFWVSEHHGVPGVAGSAPAVLAAAVASATARIRVGTGGVMLPNHQPLVVAEQFGVLESLFPGRIDMGLGRSVGFTDGVRRALGRGKDEADAFPERLAELLGYFEGPAASGVRARPADAVRVPAFVLATGAGARTAAAAGLPLVIGGPRREKLVRAARTYREEFRPGPWAADPYVVVSGEVALAPDERAARRLLLPEAWAMSHARTHGTFPPLAPAARIEAMDLPERQRGLLESGLDGGVSGTEEQVTERLGGLIEATGAQEVLVTTSTYDRAGLLDSYRRLARLAGLVPSGAR, encoded by the coding sequence GTGATCGGCCCGTCCGGCCCCGTGCCCCCCTCCCCCGCCACCGGTGCGGGCGCCTTCCCGGGGGTCCGCTTCTCCGTCCTGGACCGCTCCCGGGTACGCGAGGGACGCCCGGTGGGTGAGGCGCTGCGCGAGACGGTGGCGCTGGCGCGGGAGGCGGAGCGGCTCGGGTACCACCGGTTCTGGGTCTCGGAGCACCACGGGGTGCCGGGAGTCGCCGGCTCCGCGCCGGCGGTGCTCGCGGCGGCGGTGGCCTCGGCGACCGCCCGCATCCGGGTCGGCACCGGCGGGGTGATGCTCCCCAACCACCAGCCGCTGGTGGTGGCCGAGCAGTTCGGTGTGCTGGAGTCGCTCTTCCCCGGCCGGATCGACATGGGGCTCGGCCGCTCGGTCGGGTTCACCGACGGGGTCCGCAGGGCCCTGGGCCGGGGCAAGGACGAGGCGGATGCCTTCCCCGAGCGCCTCGCCGAGCTCCTCGGCTACTTCGAGGGGCCCGCCGCCTCGGGAGTACGCGCCCGGCCGGCGGACGCCGTGCGCGTCCCCGCCTTCGTCCTGGCCACGGGGGCGGGCGCGCGGACGGCCGCGGCGGCGGGGCTGCCGCTGGTGATCGGCGGCCCGCGCCGGGAGAAGCTGGTCCGGGCGGCGCGGACCTACCGCGAGGAGTTCCGCCCCGGCCCCTGGGCCGCCGACCCGTACGTCGTGGTCTCCGGCGAGGTCGCCCTCGCCCCGGACGAGCGGGCGGCCCGCCGCCTGTTGCTCCCCGAGGCGTGGGCGATGTCGCACGCGCGCACCCACGGCACCTTCCCGCCGCTGGCCCCGGCCGCGCGGATCGAGGCCATGGACCTCCCGGAGCGGCAGCGGGGCCTGCTGGAGAGCGGGCTGGACGGCGGGGTGTCCGGCACCGAGGAGCAGGTGACGGAGCGGCTGGGCGGGCTGATCGAGGCGACAGGGGCCCAGGAGGTGCTGGTGACGACCAGCACGTACGACCGCGCGGGGCTGCTGGACTCCTACCGGCGGCTGGCCCGGCTCGCGGGGCTGGTCCCGTCCGGCGCCCGCTGA
- a CDS encoding dodecin, with protein sequence MSDHVYRVTEIVGTSPEGVDQAIRNGIERASQTLRGLDWFEVTQVRGAIADGHVAHYQVGLKVGFRLEGPDGA encoded by the coding sequence ATGTCCGATCACGTCTACCGCGTCACCGAGATCGTCGGCACCTCACCCGAAGGCGTGGACCAGGCGATCCGCAACGGTATCGAACGCGCCTCCCAGACTCTGCGCGGCCTCGACTGGTTCGAGGTCACCCAGGTGCGCGGGGCGATCGCCGACGGGCACGTCGCGCACTACCAGGTGGGGCTGAAGGTCGGCTTCCGCCTGGAGGGCCCCGACGGCGCCTGA
- a CDS encoding SAM-dependent methyltransferase — translation MERPAWAPRGIDITVPSVSRIHDYYLGGSHNFEVDREAARRATRFLPGLPKILRADRAFTRRAVRWAVGEGVTQFLDIGSGIPTFGNVHETARAADPGARVVLVDHDPVAVAHGRTVLAGDERAGTFTADLRRPREILEHPVTAEVLDLTRPVAVLLVGVLHFVDDADAPYEAVAELTEALAPGSLLILTHAALDAVPADEEGVRGAAEVYRSVRAPLVGRSREGIARFLDGVELVDPGLVPLPRWRPEGPVEDEDPYAFSGFGGVGRAA, via the coding sequence ATGGAGCGTCCCGCCTGGGCGCCGCGAGGTATCGACATCACGGTGCCGAGCGTGTCCCGCATCCACGACTACTACCTGGGCGGTTCGCACAACTTCGAGGTCGACCGGGAGGCCGCCCGGCGGGCGACGCGCTTCCTCCCGGGGCTGCCGAAGATCCTCCGGGCCGACCGTGCCTTCACCCGCCGCGCCGTGCGCTGGGCCGTCGGCGAGGGCGTCACCCAGTTCCTCGACATCGGTTCCGGAATCCCCACCTTCGGCAACGTCCACGAGACGGCCCGCGCCGCCGATCCCGGCGCCCGGGTCGTCCTCGTGGACCACGACCCGGTCGCCGTGGCGCACGGCCGCACCGTGCTGGCCGGTGACGAGCGCGCCGGGACCTTCACCGCCGACCTGCGCAGACCTCGGGAGATCCTGGAGCATCCGGTGACCGCCGAGGTGCTGGACCTGACCCGGCCGGTGGCCGTCCTCCTCGTCGGCGTCCTGCACTTCGTGGACGACGCCGACGCCCCGTACGAGGCGGTCGCGGAGCTGACCGAGGCGCTCGCCCCCGGCAGCCTGCTGATCCTCACCCACGCCGCCCTCGACGCCGTACCGGCCGACGAGGAGGGCGTCCGGGGCGCCGCCGAGGTGTACCGCTCGGTCCGCGCCCCACTGGTGGGGCGCTCCCGCGAGGGCATCGCCCGCTTCCTCGACGGCGTCGAACTCGTCGACCCCGGCCTCGTCCCCCTGCCGCGATGGCGCCCCGAGGGACCCGTCGAGGACGAGGACCCGTACGCCTTCTCGGGCTTCGGCGGCGTCGGGCGGGCCGCGTGA
- a CDS encoding succinate dehydrogenase/fumarate reductase iron-sulfur subunit → MKLTLRVWRQKNADEPGAMSTYEVDGISQDMSFLEMLDTLNEELTLKGEDPVAFDHDCREGICGACSLVINGDAHGPERTTTCQLHMRSFSDGDTIDVEPWRASAFPVVKDLVVDRSAFDRVIQSGGYISAPTGTAPEAHATPVPKPDADYAFENAECIGCGACVAACPNGSAMLFTAAKVSHLNVLPQGAPERESRVLDMVATMDAEGFGGCTLAGECATACPKGIPLFSITHMNKEWLRATRKGGRR, encoded by the coding sequence ATGAAGCTCACCCTGCGCGTCTGGCGGCAGAAGAACGCCGACGAGCCCGGCGCCATGTCCACCTACGAGGTGGACGGCATCAGCCAGGACATGTCCTTCCTGGAGATGCTCGACACCCTCAACGAAGAGCTCACCCTCAAGGGCGAGGACCCGGTCGCCTTCGACCACGACTGCCGCGAGGGCATCTGCGGCGCGTGCAGCCTCGTCATCAACGGCGACGCGCACGGCCCGGAGCGGACCACCACCTGCCAGCTCCACATGCGCTCGTTCTCCGACGGCGACACCATCGACGTCGAGCCGTGGCGGGCCTCGGCCTTCCCGGTCGTCAAGGACCTCGTCGTCGACCGGTCCGCCTTCGACCGCGTCATCCAGTCCGGCGGCTACATCTCGGCGCCCACCGGTACCGCCCCCGAGGCGCACGCCACCCCGGTGCCCAAGCCAGACGCCGACTACGCCTTCGAGAACGCCGAGTGCATCGGCTGCGGGGCCTGCGTGGCGGCCTGCCCCAACGGCTCGGCGATGCTCTTCACCGCCGCCAAGGTCAGCCACCTCAACGTCCTCCCGCAGGGCGCGCCCGAACGCGAGTCCCGCGTGCTGGACATGGTGGCCACCATGGACGCGGAGGGCTTCGGCGGCTGCACCCTCGCCGGGGAGTGCGCCACCGCCTGTCCGAAGGGCATCCCGCTCTTCTCCATCACCCACATGAACAAGGAGTGGCTGCGCGCCACCCGCAAGGGCGGCCGGCGCTGA
- a CDS encoding fumarate reductase/succinate dehydrogenase flavoprotein subunit, with amino-acid sequence MADTDYTRYTTGEPIADAKAPAGPVDERWDTRRFEAKLVNPANRRKHTVIVVGTGLAGGSAGATLAEQGYHVVQFCFQDSSRRAHSVAAQGGINAAKNYRNDGDSVHRLFYDTVKGGDFRARESNVHRLAQISVEIIDQCVAQGVPFAREYGGLLDNRSFGGVQVSRTFYARGQTGQQLLLGAYQALSRQIGAGTVEMHHRTEMLDLVVVDGKARGIVARDLVTGRIDTYFADAVVLATGGYGNVFYLSTNAMNSNATAIWRAHRKGAYFANPCFTQIHPTCIPRTGDHQSKLTLMSESLRNDGRIWVPKAKGDQRPPDQIPEDERDYYLERVYPSFGNLVPRDIASRAAKNVCDEGRGVGPGGQGVYLDFAEAIERMGRKAVEAKYGNLFDMYQRITDEDPYQVPMRIYPAVHYTMGGLWVDYDLQTTIPGLFAIGEANFSDHGANRLGASALMQGLADGYFVLPSTINDYLARNPHTEDVSADHPAVAETVAETQDRLNLLLAVDGDRTPDSFHREIGELMWEYCGMARSEDGLRTALARLPEIREEFWRRIKVPGTGEEFNQSLERANRVVDYLELAELMCLDALHRAESCGGHFRVESQTPDGEAERRDEEFSYAAAWEFGGTGEAPVLHKEDLVFEYVHPTQRSYA; translated from the coding sequence ATGGCTGACACCGACTACACCCGCTACACCACCGGTGAGCCGATCGCCGACGCCAAGGCCCCGGCCGGACCGGTCGACGAGCGCTGGGACACCCGCCGCTTCGAGGCGAAGCTGGTCAACCCCGCCAACCGCCGCAAGCACACCGTCATCGTCGTCGGTACCGGCCTGGCCGGCGGCTCGGCCGGTGCGACCCTGGCCGAGCAGGGCTACCACGTCGTCCAGTTCTGCTTCCAGGACTCGTCGCGCCGGGCCCACTCGGTCGCCGCCCAGGGCGGCATCAACGCCGCGAAGAACTACCGCAACGACGGCGACTCCGTGCACCGCCTCTTCTACGACACGGTCAAGGGCGGCGACTTCCGCGCCCGCGAGTCCAACGTCCACCGGCTCGCGCAGATCTCCGTGGAGATCATCGACCAGTGCGTCGCCCAGGGCGTCCCCTTCGCCCGCGAGTACGGCGGCCTGCTCGACAACCGCTCCTTCGGGGGCGTACAGGTCTCCCGCACCTTCTACGCCCGCGGCCAGACGGGCCAGCAACTGCTGCTCGGCGCCTACCAGGCGCTCTCCCGGCAGATCGGCGCGGGCACCGTCGAGATGCACCACCGCACCGAGATGCTCGACCTGGTCGTGGTCGACGGCAAGGCCCGCGGCATCGTCGCCCGCGACCTGGTCACCGGCCGGATCGACACGTACTTCGCGGACGCCGTCGTCCTCGCCACCGGCGGCTACGGCAACGTCTTCTACCTCTCGACCAACGCCATGAACTCCAACGCGACCGCCATCTGGCGGGCGCACCGCAAGGGCGCGTACTTCGCCAACCCCTGCTTCACGCAGATCCACCCGACCTGCATCCCGCGCACCGGGGACCACCAGTCCAAGCTCACCCTGATGAGCGAGTCGCTGCGCAACGACGGCCGGATCTGGGTGCCCAAGGCCAAGGGAGACCAGCGGCCGCCGGACCAGATCCCCGAGGACGAGCGCGACTACTACCTGGAGCGCGTCTACCCGTCCTTCGGCAACCTCGTCCCCCGCGACATCGCCTCCCGCGCCGCCAAGAACGTCTGCGACGAGGGGCGCGGCGTCGGCCCCGGCGGGCAGGGCGTGTACCTCGACTTCGCCGAGGCCATCGAGCGGATGGGCCGCAAGGCCGTCGAGGCCAAGTACGGCAACCTCTTCGACATGTACCAGCGGATCACCGACGAGGACCCCTACCAGGTCCCGATGCGGATCTACCCCGCCGTGCACTACACGATGGGCGGGCTCTGGGTCGACTACGACCTCCAGACCACCATCCCCGGCCTCTTCGCCATCGGCGAGGCCAACTTCTCCGACCACGGGGCCAACCGGCTGGGCGCCTCCGCGCTCATGCAGGGTCTCGCCGACGGCTACTTCGTGCTGCCGTCCACCATCAACGACTACCTCGCTCGCAACCCGCACACCGAGGACGTCTCCGCCGACCACCCGGCCGTCGCCGAGACCGTCGCCGAGACCCAGGACCGGCTCAACCTGCTGCTCGCCGTCGACGGCGACCGCACCCCCGACTCCTTCCACCGCGAGATCGGTGAACTCATGTGGGAGTACTGCGGCATGGCACGCAGCGAGGACGGGCTGCGCACCGCACTCGCCCGCCTCCCCGAGATCCGCGAGGAGTTCTGGCGCCGCATCAAGGTCCCCGGCACCGGCGAGGAGTTCAACCAGTCGCTGGAGCGCGCCAACCGCGTCGTCGACTACCTGGAGCTGGCCGAGCTGATGTGCCTCGACGCGCTGCACCGCGCCGAGTCCTGCGGCGGCCACTTCCGCGTCGAGTCCCAGACCCCGGACGGCGAGGCCGAGCGGCGGGACGAGGAGTTCTCCTACGCCGCGGCGTGGGAGTTCGGCGGCACCGGCGAGGCTCCCGTCCTGCACAAGGAAGACCTGGTCTTCGAGTACGTCCACCCCACCCAGCGGAGCTACGCATGA
- a CDS encoding succinate dehydrogenase: MALATRTDRRPSTIRTLWDSSVGKKTVMAVTGLIMLLYLVVHMLGNLKIFFGAGEFNGYAAWLRTMGEPFLHHEWALWIVRVVLLAAVVLHAVSAAQLSRRDIRARPVKYVHKRPRAGYATRTMRWGGIILGLFIVWHILDLTTGTVHAGDFQHGQAYQNVVGTFSTWYGNTIYIVAMVALGLHIQHGFWSAAQTLGAGSGSRDRLLKATANVLALLLTLGFIAVPVAVMTGLVS; this comes from the coding sequence ATGGCTCTGGCAACGAGGACGGACCGACGGCCGTCCACGATCCGCACGCTCTGGGACTCGTCCGTCGGCAAGAAGACCGTGATGGCCGTCACCGGCCTGATCATGCTGCTCTACCTGGTCGTCCACATGCTGGGCAACCTGAAGATCTTCTTCGGAGCCGGTGAGTTCAACGGCTACGCCGCCTGGCTGCGCACCATGGGCGAGCCCTTCCTGCACCACGAGTGGGCGCTGTGGATCGTGCGGGTCGTGCTGCTGGCAGCCGTCGTCCTGCACGCCGTCTCCGCCGCCCAGCTCAGCCGCCGTGACATCAGGGCCCGCCCGGTCAAGTACGTCCACAAGCGGCCGAGGGCCGGCTACGCCACCCGCACCATGCGCTGGGGCGGGATCATCCTCGGCCTGTTCATCGTCTGGCACATCCTGGATCTGACCACGGGCACCGTCCACGCCGGCGACTTCCAGCACGGCCAGGCCTACCAGAACGTCGTCGGGACCTTCTCCACCTGGTACGGCAACACCATCTACATCGTCGCGATGGTCGCCCTCGGCCTGCACATCCAGCACGGCTTCTGGAGCGCCGCCCAGACCCTCGGCGCGGGCAGCGGGAGCCGGGACCGGCTGCTGAAGGCCACCGCCAACGTCCTGGCCCTCCTCCTGACCCTCGGCTTCATCGCCGTACCCGTCGCCGTCATGACCGGATTGGTGAGCTGA